A single genomic interval of Nocardioides nitrophenolicus harbors:
- a CDS encoding histidine phosphatase family protein: protein MSTPDTVVHLVRHGEVHNPEGILYGRRDGFHLSTRGRAMADRVAEALKGNDITLIRSSPLERAQETAAPLASALGLEVGREARVIESANRFEGLTFGKGNNALRNPLLWRHLYNPFKPSWGEPYRAIVERMMAAVHDARRDAAGHEAVLVSHQLPIWTTRLAAEKRSFLHDPRKRQCTLCSITSFGFAGEDLVEISYAEPAIDLIPTGDIAAPFSAGDAPEENRPEGTPPA, encoded by the coding sequence ATGAGCACCCCCGACACCGTCGTCCACCTGGTCCGCCACGGCGAGGTCCACAACCCCGAGGGCATCCTCTACGGCCGCCGCGACGGCTTCCACCTCTCCACCCGGGGCCGGGCCATGGCCGACCGGGTCGCGGAGGCGCTCAAGGGCAACGACATCACCCTGATCCGCTCCTCCCCGCTCGAGCGGGCCCAGGAGACGGCGGCGCCGCTGGCGTCCGCGCTGGGCCTGGAGGTCGGCCGCGAGGCCCGGGTGATCGAGTCGGCCAACCGGTTCGAGGGGCTCACCTTCGGCAAGGGCAACAACGCGCTGCGCAACCCGCTGCTGTGGCGCCACCTCTACAACCCCTTCAAGCCGTCGTGGGGCGAGCCCTACCGGGCGATCGTCGAGCGGATGATGGCGGCGGTCCACGACGCCCGCCGCGACGCCGCCGGCCACGAGGCGGTGCTGGTCTCCCACCAGCTGCCCATCTGGACCACCCGCCTGGCCGCCGAGAAGCGCTCCTTCCTCCACGACCCGCGCAAGCGCCAGTGCACGCTGTGCTCGATCACCTCGTTCGGGTTCGCGGGCGAGGACCTGGTCGAGATCTCGTACGCCGAGCCGGCCATCGACCTGATCCCGACCGGCGACATCGCCGCCCCGTTCTCCGCCGGTGACGCGCCGGAGGAGAACCGGCCCGAGGGGACGCCCCCGGCATGA
- a CDS encoding TlpA disulfide reductase family protein: protein MTLVRRAVVAALAGVALLASGCSRIGGTGDLEYINGDQQVVSVDSGKRQQPLAISGTTVQGDPLDIADLRGKVVVLNVWWSGCGPCRSEMPMLVEAEDELAKDQPDQVAFVGINIRDLAPETAAAFERDRGVDYPSLYDPGSETLLDMGKYAPYAPPATLVLDRAGRVAALINGPVPSKTTLTTIVEDTLAESDG from the coding sequence ATGACCCTGGTCCGACGTGCTGTCGTCGCCGCCCTGGCCGGCGTCGCCCTCCTCGCCTCCGGATGCTCCCGGATCGGCGGGACCGGCGACCTGGAGTACATCAACGGCGACCAGCAGGTCGTCTCCGTCGACTCCGGCAAGCGGCAGCAGCCGCTCGCCATCAGCGGTACGACGGTCCAGGGCGACCCGCTCGACATCGCCGACCTGCGCGGCAAGGTCGTCGTGCTCAACGTCTGGTGGTCCGGCTGCGGCCCGTGCCGCAGCGAGATGCCGATGCTGGTCGAGGCCGAGGACGAGCTCGCGAAGGACCAGCCCGACCAGGTCGCCTTCGTCGGCATCAACATCCGCGACCTGGCGCCCGAGACCGCGGCGGCGTTCGAGCGGGACCGCGGCGTCGACTACCCCTCGCTCTACGACCCCGGCAGCGAGACCCTGCTCGACATGGGCAAGTACGCGCCGTACGCCCCTCCCGCGACGCTCGTCCTGGACCGCGCGGGCCGGGTCGCGGCGCTGATCAACGGACCGGTGCCGTCGAAGACCACGCTGACCACCATCGTCGAGGACACCCTGGCGGAGTCCGATGGGTGA
- a CDS encoding cytochrome c biogenesis CcdA family protein — MGDWFREQALAGGLGIAIPVAMIAGLVSFFSPCVLPLLPGYLSYATGLSGADLASGEASRRRGRMLLGSVLFVLGFAVVFVFAGTAFGGLASRLQRWQDLITLVLGVVLIVLGLVFAGFVPWLQRDVRIHKLPGVGLGAAPVIGALFAIGWTPCVGPTFGVILNLTYADGGTAARGALLALCYALGLGIPFVVVALAYNRTVGALKWVRRHQATVMRVGGLFLIAIGLLMVTGWWDHLVQWAQLRTVEFGQTVV; from the coding sequence ATGGGTGACTGGTTCCGCGAGCAGGCGCTCGCCGGCGGGCTCGGCATCGCGATCCCGGTCGCGATGATCGCGGGCCTGGTGTCCTTCTTCTCCCCGTGCGTGCTGCCGCTGCTGCCGGGCTACCTGTCGTATGCCACCGGCCTTTCCGGCGCCGACCTGGCGTCGGGTGAGGCGAGCCGCCGCCGCGGCCGGATGCTGCTCGGCTCGGTGCTCTTCGTGCTCGGCTTCGCCGTGGTCTTCGTCTTCGCCGGCACCGCCTTCGGCGGGCTCGCGTCGCGGCTGCAGCGCTGGCAGGACCTGATCACCCTCGTCCTCGGGGTGGTGCTGATCGTGCTCGGCCTGGTGTTCGCGGGCTTCGTGCCGTGGCTGCAGCGCGACGTCCGCATCCACAAGCTGCCCGGCGTGGGGCTCGGCGCCGCGCCGGTGATCGGCGCGCTGTTCGCGATCGGCTGGACGCCCTGCGTGGGCCCGACCTTCGGCGTGATCCTCAACCTCACCTACGCCGACGGCGGCACCGCCGCCCGGGGCGCGCTGCTCGCGCTCTGCTACGCCCTCGGCCTCGGCATCCCGTTCGTGGTCGTGGCGCTCGCCTACAACCGCACCGTCGGCGCGCTGAAGTGGGTCCGGCGGCACCAGGCGACCGTGATGCGCGTGGGTGGGCTGTTCCTGATCGCGATCGGGCTGCTCATGGTCACCGGCTGGTGGGACCACCTCGTGCAGTGGGCGCAGCTGCGCACCGTCGAGTTCGGGCAGACCGTCGTATGA